Proteins from a single region of Oncorhynchus nerka isolate Pitt River linkage group LG18, Oner_Uvic_2.0, whole genome shotgun sequence:
- the LOC115146116 gene encoding glucosamine-6-phosphate isomerase 2 → MRLVILEDYDLASEWAAKYIRNRIIQFKPSADRYFTLGLPTGSTPFGCYKKLIEFHKNGDLSFKYVKTFNMDEYVGLPRAHPESYHSYMWNNFFKHIDIDPANASILDGNITDLEAECEAFEKKITQAGGIDLFVGGIGPDGHIAFNEPGSSLVSRTRVKTLAKDTIVANARFFGNDLSKVPTMALTVGVGTVMDAREVMILITGAHKAFALYKAIEEGVNHMWTVSAFQQHPRTIFVCDEDATLELRVKTVKYFKGLMHVHNRLVDPVLSIKDQ, encoded by the exons ATGAGACTGGTGATCCTGGAGGACTATGACCTTGCCAGTGAATGGGCAGCCAAATACATCCGCAACAGAATCATCCAGTTCAAGCCCAGTGCTGACAGATACTTCACTTTAGGATTACCCACAG GAAGCACTCCGTTTGGCTGTTACAAAAAGTTGATAGAGTTTCACAAGAATGGGGACCTCTCTTTCAAATATGTGAAGACCTTCAACATGGATGAGTATGTGG GCCTGCCCCGGGCCCACCCAGAGAGCTACCACTCCTACATGTGGAACAACTTCTTCAAGCACATTGACATCGATCCAGCTAATGCCAGTATCCTGGATGGCAATATCACTGACCTGGAAGCAGAGTGTGAGGCCTTTGAGAAGAAGATCACCCAGGCTGGGGGAATTGACTTGTTTGTGGGAG GTATTGGACCAGACGGCCACATTGCCTTCAATGAGCCAGGCTCCAGTCTAGTCTCCAGGACCAGAGTGAAGACTTTAGCAAAGGACACCATCGTAGCCAATGCCCGTTTCTTTGGCAACGACCTGTCAAAGGTCCCCACCATGGCCTTGACTGTGGGTGTGGGGACAGTCATGGATGCCCGAGAG GTTATGATTCTTATCACTGGAGCCCACAAAGCCTTTGCCCTGTACAAAGCAATAGAGGAGGGGGTCAACCACATGTGGACCGTCTCAGCCTTCCAGCAGCACCCACGCACCATCTTTGTGTGTGACGAGGACGCCACACTGGAGCTCAGAGTCAAAACAGTCAAGTACTTCAAAG GTTTGATGCATGTTCACAACCGACTGGTGGACCCAGTACTCAGCATAAAGGACCAATAA